Part of the Chitinophaga parva genome is shown below.
CACAGTGCTGCCACCAGGCTTACCTACAACTACGTTGCAGCTCCAGGCCAGCTTTCCATCTTCATACACATATAACTTATACGCGGGAATATTCACCAGTAAATAATCGCCGCTCGGATCCGCAGGCACCCAGCGCAGGCGCTCCATGTTCACCAGGATCTGTTCCATGCGGTTCTTCAGCGGTACGTTCAGGGCGTTCACCACTGCGGGGGTGATCTGCCCGTCCACCTTCAGTCCCATGCGGTCTTCAAAGTTGCGCAAGGCAGAATCCAGTGCCGGTGTAAATGTCTGGGAAGTATCTGCATCGGCCAGGTCGCCAAAGGCGTGGAGCTTGTTTTTTACCTGGCTTATCACGGGCGAATGCTGGCCGGATTTGATAGTGGCCTTGCTTACGGCAATGGTATCCCAATGGCCTTCCTGCTCAATATCCGCCAGCTTTTTCAGCTGGTCGCGCAGCAGTTTGTATTGCTGGTTCACCGGTTCATCGCTGGTGAAGGAACCTGATTTCTGGGAGATCATGCTTTGCAGCACGCTGCCCATGTCCAGTTTCTTGCGGGGGATGTACCAGTCCAGTGCTCTGGCAGAGTCGCTGGTCATGCCGCCCCACACTTTATCTGCGTATAAAAAGAAATGGGCGGTGAGCATCATTTCCAGTTTGGCAATGCGGGGATCGCCGGGATTTACCTTGCCGCTATCCACCCCTATTTCATTATAAAGCTCGTTGAGCTGCTTGTTTTGCAGGCCGCTGGTACCGTTGCCCAGCGCGGGATCTGTTTCCACCATGTTGATGAAATTACCCGCCTGTTCGGTCATCGTATCATGGTCTACCCAGGCATAGTGATATTCCCGTTTGGCGTAGAAGTCGCGCACCTCATTTGCATAATGCTTATACAGGGAACTGGAGTCCAGGAATTTGTTCAGCGCATTGCTGTCTACCACCTGGGGAAGGTAGTCTTGTTTGGTGAGCACCTTGGTGCTGCGTTCTTTGGCCTTTATCACGGGGGCGTTCTTCCTGCCTTGCTGCTGGCAGGCCATCAGGGTACAGAGGAGTAAGCATAATGCATACAGGGGTAATGACCGCATCTTCATCTTTTTGGATTTTTGGTAAATGGGGGCAGTCGTGCCCGGCTTTCCCAAGGCCCAAAAAATCTGCCAATTAAAAAGGGCTGGTCCTGCGTGGCCAGCCCTTAAAGTCTTTATTGTAATGGGTATGGGTTAGAATTTGATCTCTTCGTCGTTGTTGTCGAAGAAGCGGTATTCTGTGAGGTGGTAGTTATTGTCCGCCCTCAGTTTTATCCAGCGTTTAAAGCGCCAGTACCATTTCCATTGGCGGCTACCCAGGAAACCCTTGGTGAGGTAAGCGTACAGGATGGGGTGTACGCGGATGCTCAGGCCTTTGTGCTGGTGGTTGATGAGATAGAGCAGGTTCTTTTCTATCTCTTCCAGGATAAGCATAGAAGCGCCGATCTTACCAGTACCCCGGCAGGTGGGGCAGTCTTCTGCAACGGAAATGGTCATTTCCGGTTTCACGCGCTGGCGGGTGATCTGCATCAGGCCAAACTTGGAGATCGGGAGAATAGTATGTTTAGCGCGGTCCTGGGCCATGTGCTTTTCCATGGCTTCAAACACGGTCTTTTTATTCTCGGGCAACTTCATATCAATGAAGTCGATGATGATAATGCCACCCAGGTCGCGGAGGCGGAGCTGGCGGGCTATTTCTGCCGCGGCTTCCAGGTTGCTGGCCAGGGCATTCTGTTCCTGGTTGTTGCTGGAGCTTTTGTAACCGCTGTTCACGTCTATCACGTGCAGGGCTTCCGTAGCTTCTATGATCAGGTACACGCCACTGTCCAGGTTTACGGTTTTACCGAAGGCAGATTTTACCTGGCGGGTAATGCCGTAGTGGTCAAAGATGGGTGCCCCATTGTGGTAGTAGGTAACGATGTCCTGCTTTTCCGGTGCGATCTTCTGGATATATGCACGCGTATCGCTGTACATATTCTTATCGTTGATCACAATGCGGTTAAAACTTTCGTTGAGCAGGTCGCGCAGCATGCTGGTGGTCTTGGCCTGTTCGCTCAGGATCTTTTGCGGGGCCTGGGCGCCTTTGAGATTGGCCTGTATGATCTTCCAGGTCTCCACCAGGGCGGTGAGGTCTTCGTGCAGTTCTGCGGTTTTCTTTCCCTCCGCTGCGGTACGGACGATCACGCCAAAGTTGGGTGATTTGATGGCCTCTACAATTTTCTGCAGTCTTTTCCTTTCTTCCGAGGAGTGGATCTTTTTGGAAACGGCTACAATGTCGTTGAAGGGTGTTAACACGATAAAACGGCCAGGCAGGGAAATTTCGCAGCTCAGGCGGGGGCCTTTGGAGGAGATGGGCTCTTTGAGGATCTGTACCAGGATGTTCGGCTTACCGCCCAGCACTTCGGTCACCTTACCGGTCTTTACGATCTCGGGCTCGTTCTTAAACTTTCCAAAATCAAATCCCTCGGGGCTCTTGTCGTGCATGGCCAGTTGGGTAAATTTGAGGATGGAGCGGATATACGGGCTAAGATCGGTGTAGTGCAAAAAGGCATCTTTTTCGAACCCCACGTCTACGAAAGCAGCATTGAGCCCGGGGATGAGCTTTTTCACCTTCCCGAGGTACAGATCGCCTACTGAAAAATTAGGATTGCCGCTCTCGTGATGCAGCTCTACGAGCCGCTTATCTTCGAGCAATGCAATCTCTACACCAGTAGGTGCTGCATTTATAATCAATTCCTTATTCAAGTGTCTTAAATTTTAGCCTTTTAAGCTGCACCATTGAAGGGGGACATGGCATCCTGCGCGTATAAACCTGCAGGCTTTGGTATCCTTTGGTATCGCCAGATAGCAGCTAACATCTGTAAGTTAGCAATTCTTCATTACAGTTAACGATGAAGGACTTGCGCTTCAAGGGTTTAGCGATCACAGGTATTCTCCGGAAATGGTCTCGGTTCCGGTAAAAAAACCTGCATGACCTTGGCAATTTAACAATATAATTGCCAAAATCATGCAGGATGTATGGAAAAATTTTATCCGGTCCCGTACTCTGTCCATACCGGTAATCCGGCAGGCAAAGCGGGAAACAGCGTCAATTATTTTTTACCTTTCTTATGACGGTTCTTTCTCAACCTCTTTTTACGTTTATGCGTAGCAATTTTATGTCTTTTTCTTTTCTTACCGCAAGGCATACTTGAAATTTTAAAATGTGAGAAATAAACTTATTTGAGTTCCGCAATATGATCATCGATCTCTTTGATCAGCGCGGGATTATTCACGAGTTTTTTGCAGCGTTCCAGCAACTGGATGGCTTTTTCCTTATTCCCCAGGCCACCGTAAGCTTCCGCTGCAATGAACAGTGCCTGTGCATTGTCCGGGTGCTGCTGCAGCAGCGTTTCCATGCGGGCGGCTGCCTTATCAAACTGGCGGGACTGGATGGCCAGGTCGCCCAGGGTGATCTGCACTTCCACATTGTCCGGGTACTTGTCAGCAAGGGCTCTCAGCTTGCTAACACCCTCCATGGGGCTTCCCGTACGCATGTAGGCAGATGCCTGCGCGATCTGCAACGAAACGTTGGCCGTGTCCATCGCGATGGCTTTGTCATACAGGTCTATGGCCTGTTTGGCTTGCCAGGCGGACATACTTGGGTCCTCGTCGTCCAGGTTCGCTAAAAATAAATTGGCTGCAAAGGTGAGGCTTTTTTCGGAATTTTCCAATTTAGCCGCTTCGCCCAGGTAATGGGCGGCCACCGACGGCTGGTGAAGGCTATCCCATGCCGTAGCAAGTTGATGAAACACAAGTATTTGCTGGGCTTTTACATCGCCCCGCACCACCTTGTTCTCAAGGGATGTGATTTGACTCAGGCTGTCTGCTGAAACATTTTGCTTCGCTTTTGCCAGTACTTCATTGAAGTCAATGGATACTACGGGCTGTCCGCCACCCATCATGGGAGCAGCGGCAGCAACAGTATGCTTGTCTGGCTTGGGCACAGTACGTCCAAAAACAAACAACAACACAACAGCGGCTACGCCGGCACCGGTAAGAAGAACTTGTGATTTTCGCACGCCTTAAATATTAGGCTGCGAAATTACTAACTTTTAAGCTTCTTTACTTCGGCTACAAATTCTTTTGACGGCTTGAACGCGGGGATGAAATGCTCCGGGATCTCAACGGCCACATTTTTCTTGATGTTACGGCCTATCTTAGCCGCACGCTTCTTGGTAATAAAAGAACCAAAACCGCGAATGTAAATGTGCTCGCCGTTGGCCAAAGCCTCTTTCACCTCCTTGAACATGGCTTCAAGTGTTACCAGCACATCAACTTTAGGTATGCCTGTTTTTTCGGCAATGTTGTTAATTAAGTCAGCTTTTCTCATATTGAAGCGGAGGATTACTTTATACGTAAAGTTATTTAAAATTTTTCTAATTGCTAACTTTCATCCAAATATATTTTATCTTTTTTCTTCATAACTGAATCGTTGATAATTAACGTTCCTTGGGCAACAAAAAAAATGACACCGATGGCGCGAAATGCGCCACAGTATTGACTTTCAACACATACGATCTATTATGAAAAGGGCTGGAAAAGCATTTTTTACCGATAACCTGCTGACCTGGAACCGCGAAATTAATACCAGAACCATGCCCTGGAAGGGGGAAAAAGACCCCTACCGCATCTGGCTTTCCGAGATCATCTTGCAACAAACCCGGGTGGAACAGGGCTGGCCTTACTACGAGCGTTTCATCCAGGCCTACCCCACCGTGGCCCACCTGGCCCAGGCCCACGATGATGAGGTGTTCCGCCTGTGGCAGGGCCTGGGCTACTACGCCCGCTGCCGTAACATGCTGGCCGCCGCCCGCGAGATAGCCACCCGGTACCATGGCGTATTCCCGAACACTTACGACGCCATCCTGGCCCTCAAAGGCATAGGTGCCTACACCGCTGCCGCCATTGCCAGTTTCGCCTACGGGCTGCCCCACGCCGTGCTGGATGGCAACGTATACCGGGTGCTGGCCCGGTACTTTGGCGTCCAGACACCCTCCGACTCCACAGCGGGCAAAAAGGAATTTACCCAACTGGCCGGGGAACTGCTCGACAAAAAGCAGGCCGGACCTTATAACCAGGCGATCATGGATTTTGGCGCGGTGGTGTGCAAGCCCCAGGCGCCGGAATGTCCCACCTGCCCGCTCAGTACCCAGTGCCTGGCCTATAACACAGACCGGGTGGACCAGCTGCCGGTAAAAACCAAGAAACTGGTCATCCGGCAGCGGCACTTCTATTACATAATACTAATATATAACAACCAGGTCTATATCCGCAAACGGGCGGGGAAAGATATCTGGCAAAACCTGCATGAGTTTATCCTGGTAGAAACGCCCGGCCCTGTTACCCTGGCGGAGCTGCAGGCCAGTGAAGCATTCCGCCATACACTGCCCGGCGTGCAGTTTGAAGTGGAAGGCCTGTCGGAGCAATACAAACAGCAGCTTACCCACCAGACCATCTTTGCCCGCTTTTTAACGCT
Proteins encoded:
- a CDS encoding L,D-transpeptidase family protein, which encodes MKMRSLPLYALCLLLCTLMACQQQGRKNAPVIKAKERSTKVLTKQDYLPQVVDSNALNKFLDSSSLYKHYANEVRDFYAKREYHYAWVDHDTMTEQAGNFINMVETDPALGNGTSGLQNKQLNELYNEIGVDSGKVNPGDPRIAKLEMMLTAHFFLYADKVWGGMTSDSARALDWYIPRKKLDMGSVLQSMISQKSGSFTSDEPVNQQYKLLRDQLKKLADIEQEGHWDTIAVSKATIKSGQHSPVISQVKNKLHAFGDLADADTSQTFTPALDSALRNFEDRMGLKVDGQITPAVVNALNVPLKNRMEQILVNMERLRWVPADPSGDYLLVNIPAYKLYVYEDGKLAWSCNVVVGKPGGSTVIFTKKMQYVVFSPYWNVAPGILAHEVLPAVKRNPGYLARENMEVVTGSGKVVTGVNFSKYTGSNFPYIIRQRPGGKNALGKVKFLFPNEYNIYLHDTPSKGLFNATNRSFSHGCIRVQEPEKLANWVLRKDSVWNADKIHAAMNAGKEKYVQLKGDEQVPVYISYFTAFVDSKGRLNLRNDVYGHDAQLAKLLFANR
- a CDS encoding Rne/Rng family ribonuclease gives rise to the protein MNKELIINAAPTGVEIALLEDKRLVELHHESGNPNFSVGDLYLGKVKKLIPGLNAAFVDVGFEKDAFLHYTDLSPYIRSILKFTQLAMHDKSPEGFDFGKFKNEPEIVKTGKVTEVLGGKPNILVQILKEPISSKGPRLSCEISLPGRFIVLTPFNDIVAVSKKIHSSEERKRLQKIVEAIKSPNFGVIVRTAAEGKKTAELHEDLTALVETWKIIQANLKGAQAPQKILSEQAKTTSMLRDLLNESFNRIVINDKNMYSDTRAYIQKIAPEKQDIVTYYHNGAPIFDHYGITRQVKSAFGKTVNLDSGVYLIIEATEALHVIDVNSGYKSSSNNQEQNALASNLEAAAEIARQLRLRDLGGIIIIDFIDMKLPENKKTVFEAMEKHMAQDRAKHTILPISKFGLMQITRQRVKPEMTISVAEDCPTCRGTGKIGASMLILEEIEKNLLYLINHQHKGLSIRVHPILYAYLTKGFLGSRQWKWYWRFKRWIKLRADNNYHLTEYRFFDNNDEEIKF
- a CDS encoding tetratricopeptide repeat protein, which translates into the protein MRKSQVLLTGAGVAAVVLLFVFGRTVPKPDKHTVAAAAPMMGGGQPVVSIDFNEVLAKAKQNVSADSLSQITSLENKVVRGDVKAQQILVFHQLATAWDSLHQPSVAAHYLGEAAKLENSEKSLTFAANLFLANLDDEDPSMSAWQAKQAIDLYDKAIAMDTANVSLQIAQASAYMRTGSPMEGVSKLRALADKYPDNVEVQITLGDLAIQSRQFDKAAARMETLLQQHPDNAQALFIAAEAYGGLGNKEKAIQLLERCKKLVNNPALIKEIDDHIAELK
- a CDS encoding HU family DNA-binding protein, whose product is MRKADLINNIAEKTGIPKVDVLVTLEAMFKEVKEALANGEHIYIRGFGSFITKKRAAKIGRNIKKNVAVEIPEHFIPAFKPSKEFVAEVKKLKS
- the mutY gene encoding A/G-specific adenine glycosylase gives rise to the protein MKRAGKAFFTDNLLTWNREINTRTMPWKGEKDPYRIWLSEIILQQTRVEQGWPYYERFIQAYPTVAHLAQAHDDEVFRLWQGLGYYARCRNMLAAAREIATRYHGVFPNTYDAILALKGIGAYTAAAIASFAYGLPHAVLDGNVYRVLARYFGVQTPSDSTAGKKEFTQLAGELLDKKQAGPYNQAIMDFGAVVCKPQAPECPTCPLSTQCLAYNTDRVDQLPVKTKKLVIRQRHFYYIILIYNNQVYIRKRAGKDIWQNLHEFILVETPGPVTLAELQASEAFRHTLPGVQFEVEGLSEQYKQQLTHQTIFARFLTLKGKGRAPKLEGYQLVPRSLLNDYAFPKTIVSYLEQQTTGLTLF